A genome region from Marinifilum sp. JC120 includes the following:
- a CDS encoding biopolymer transporter ExbD, giving the protein MISFTRQKIQPAGPDLTPLLDVVFILLIFFVVSTVYTAKGMKMDLPSAETAKPVAGKSLEIELREDGKILCDMQPVTFHALSHELHLLAGKPAAMQPEHILFKSAPQARVEDFVRIVDLVRKEECGNLVIATMNSKEDKIKESR; this is encoded by the coding sequence ATGATTTCATTTACCCGCCAAAAAATTCAGCCCGCCGGACCGGACCTGACTCCTCTGCTGGATGTTGTTTTTATTCTTTTGATCTTTTTCGTAGTCTCCACTGTTTATACGGCAAAAGGCATGAAAATGGACCTGCCCTCGGCAGAGACAGCCAAACCTGTTGCCGGAAAATCACTGGAAATAGAATTGCGGGAGGACGGTAAGATCTTGTGTGACATGCAGCCGGTCACTTTTCACGCCCTGAGCCATGAACTGCACCTACTGGCGGGCAAACCGGCAGCCATGCAGCCGGAGCATATCCTGTTCAAATCAGCACCGCAGGCGCGAGTTGAAGATTTTGTCCGTATTGTCGATCTGGTTCGCAAAGAAGAATGCGGCAATCTGGTCATCGCCACCATGAACAGCAAGGAAGACAAGATTAAGGAATCCCGATGA
- a CDS encoding MotA/TolQ/ExbB proton channel family protein, whose translation MNILQQGGFIMWPLLILSIGSLAIMAERFVAFSTNRFPKGKRLNEILSMVRQKKADEVLQTVDESCPVYLHIFKAFLSELPSAEKKQEIQLAGDEALYSLSRRLDFLATVATAAPLIGLLGTVLGMIKAFSKLSASGNVDITMLAGGIWQALLTTAAGLSVAIPALIAHRWFCRLHEKEAFAMQHTANLIYNTRQD comes from the coding sequence ATGAATATTTTGCAGCAGGGTGGTTTCATAATGTGGCCGCTGCTTATTCTTTCCATTGGTTCATTAGCGATCATGGCGGAACGATTTGTGGCCTTTTCCACCAACAGATTCCCAAAGGGTAAGCGGTTAAATGAAATCCTAAGCATGGTCCGCCAGAAAAAAGCGGATGAGGTTTTACAGACTGTGGATGAATCCTGCCCTGTCTATCTACATATATTCAAAGCCTTTCTCAGCGAACTGCCGTCTGCTGAGAAAAAACAGGAAATTCAACTGGCCGGGGATGAGGCCCTATATTCCCTCAGCCGCCGCCTTGATTTTCTGGCTACAGTGGCTACTGCCGCTCCGCTCATAGGTCTGCTGGGTACAGTCCTTGGCATGATTAAGGCGTTTTCCAAGCTTTCAGCTTCAGGCAATGTGGATATAACCATGCTGGCCGGAGGTATATGGCAGGCCCTGCTGACCACTGCGGCGGGACTGAGCGTAGCTATCCCGGCCCTTATCGCCCACCGCTGGTTCTGCCGTCTGCACGAAAAAGAAGCCTTTGCCATGCAGCATACAGCCAATCTGATTTATAACACCCGGCAGGACTAA
- a CDS encoding GTP-binding protein: MNLSSILPPGRNRNHLINMPEILVNCMLAACQHDEFKKMIGWKGIAVCPKGKKAWTMIISARPGVFGFCADKETQRESGCRALLALYYFPEKDEELLESMSLAANISAIQDDYIESVRHFSSDEKWAAPFRIAAVDAELDTDKNNFSLKFSADQYKISICRDGVATEDGQWIIAPGEMEEKIPAHAIATDFLLVLGAAISNSLEIPPCRFERIETPGKVLGYDAMGNKFPSNHKTTTLTDALDWREREALPSLAFSHSSTSTASGNAEDRDHLPAPLDKALFWETHDLAAIGNKGDHDYAFDDRPALIMISGFLGAGKTTFLNQLLEYHAARKELVAIIQNEIGQTGVDGKLLEGDDSIIELDEGCICCSLAGSLTKGIRQLKARFKPKVIVLEATGVANPFNVLNEIETIRSLVRLESVTTLVDAENGPQLFKESDIARNQVKAADTIILNKCDLVSRKEQEALTEHLRTLNSRALLVNTEFGEINPGTIYENDPRKQQSREDFFPPQERPGHTHDMEGFTSRRFAFNESLPRKKLQQLMDTLPENVFRLKGIVKIAENNDPLVVQYVCGRYEFSSLGGEFNDESFLVAIGRDMDLSELEKLEGVYS, encoded by the coding sequence ATGAACCTTTCCTCAATATTACCTCCCGGACGAAACAGGAACCACCTGATCAACATGCCGGAAATTCTGGTCAACTGCATGCTGGCTGCCTGCCAGCATGATGAATTCAAAAAAATGATTGGCTGGAAAGGCATCGCGGTCTGCCCCAAGGGCAAAAAAGCATGGACCATGATAATAAGTGCAAGGCCGGGAGTCTTCGGGTTTTGTGCTGATAAGGAAACCCAAAGAGAATCGGGTTGCCGTGCATTGCTTGCCCTTTATTATTTCCCCGAAAAAGATGAAGAGCTGCTGGAGTCTATGTCTCTTGCCGCCAATATTTCAGCCATTCAGGACGACTATATTGAATCCGTCCGCCACTTTTCATCTGATGAGAAGTGGGCGGCTCCGTTTCGTATCGCAGCGGTTGATGCCGAACTTGATACGGACAAAAATAATTTTTCCCTGAAATTTTCCGCCGACCAGTACAAAATATCTATCTGCCGTGACGGTGTGGCGACCGAGGACGGCCAGTGGATCATTGCTCCCGGAGAGATGGAAGAAAAGATTCCGGCTCATGCTATTGCCACGGATTTCCTGCTTGTACTGGGAGCAGCAATATCCAACAGTCTTGAAATTCCTCCCTGTAGATTTGAGAGGATCGAAACTCCGGGCAAAGTCTTGGGCTACGATGCCATGGGAAACAAATTTCCTAGCAACCACAAAACCACTACCCTCACTGACGCATTGGATTGGAGAGAACGCGAGGCATTACCCAGTCTTGCGTTCTCCCATTCCTCTACCTCTACAGCATCAGGGAATGCCGAAGACAGAGACCATTTACCGGCCCCCTTGGACAAAGCTCTTTTCTGGGAAACCCACGACCTTGCCGCCATTGGAAACAAAGGCGACCATGATTACGCTTTTGATGACCGGCCCGCATTAATCATGATCAGCGGTTTTCTGGGGGCAGGAAAGACAACCTTCCTGAACCAGCTGCTGGAATACCATGCCGCACGCAAAGAACTGGTAGCCATTATCCAGAATGAAATCGGCCAGACCGGGGTAGACGGCAAGCTGCTCGAAGGGGATGATTCCATCATCGAACTAGACGAAGGCTGCATCTGCTGTAGTCTGGCTGGCAGCCTCACCAAGGGAATCAGACAATTGAAAGCCCGCTTCAAACCCAAGGTTATTGTCCTTGAGGCAACCGGGGTCGCCAATCCTTTCAATGTCCTCAATGAGATAGAAACCATCCGTTCACTTGTCCGCCTTGAGTCCGTGACCACACTGGTCGATGCCGAAAACGGACCGCAACTCTTTAAAGAAAGCGACATCGCCCGGAATCAGGTCAAGGCTGCCGACACCATAATTCTTAATAAGTGCGACCTTGTCTCCCGGAAAGAACAAGAAGCTCTGACAGAGCACCTGCGCACCCTCAACAGCCGGGCTTTGCTGGTCAACACCGAGTTCGGCGAAATCAACCCCGGAACAATTTATGAAAACGATCCGCGGAAGCAACAATCCAGAGAGGATTTCTTTCCCCCGCAGGAACGCCCCGGGCATACTCACGACATGGAAGGATTCACCTCCCGTCGTTTTGCCTTTAACGAATCTCTGCCCCGCAAAAAACTCCAGCAGTTAATGGATACACTGCCTGAAAATGTTTTCCGGCTTAAAGGAATCGTAAAAATTGCTGAAAATAATGACCCGCTGGTCGTGCAATACGTATGCGGAAGATATGAATTTTCCAGCCTTGGCGGGGAGTTTAATGATGAAAGCTTTCTCGTAGCTATTGGCAGGGATATGGATCTTTCAGAATTGGAAAAACTTGAAGGAGTTTATTCATGA
- a CDS encoding MBL fold metallo-hydrolase, producing the protein MSSNKKSISRRDFVKGAATGVVAGAMAGMGLYSYTPMAYSNLTKPERKQHDFGVCRSVRVTNISETSWFNNAHLIGDIHEAGGLLVNQYTLNWAPFANGKGSAQGSYEEGISSIKDLLPHDLEKAWEIQKKLALHPDNPGGYSCLIEVEELDGTRHKYLLDTGWSYEWMNDSFKREGIDKMLRDQEIEALFISHEHWDHFWGLPVTLKYDNRIPLYLHDGFYEEGIQYVKDCGYKGDLKIADKAITEIIPGMALLKFDVPIINRVFGETSLAFNVKDHGLVLISGCCHQGILKFADFAHNNLKYEKDKFYGIYGGLHISPFDDWDPKYDDLVISLGEWGFERIGCNHCTGHLTAKKFIEAGYPVVRGTARFRSASKDYLGNGDKINFGC; encoded by the coding sequence ATGAGTAGTAATAAAAAAAGTATAAGTAGACGTGACTTTGTCAAAGGTGCGGCCACCGGTGTCGTAGCCGGTGCCATGGCTGGAATGGGGCTGTATTCATACACTCCCATGGCTTACAGCAACCTAACCAAACCCGAGCGTAAACAGCATGATTTCGGTGTCTGCCGCAGCGTACGCGTAACCAATATCTCTGAAACAAGCTGGTTCAATAATGCCCACCTCATCGGTGATATCCACGAAGCCGGGGGACTGCTGGTTAACCAGTACACCCTGAACTGGGCTCCTTTTGCCAACGGTAAAGGTTCCGCACAGGGTTCATACGAAGAGGGCATCAGCAGCATCAAGGACCTGCTGCCCCACGATCTGGAAAAAGCTTGGGAAATCCAGAAAAAACTGGCCCTGCACCCGGATAATCCCGGCGGTTATTCCTGCCTTATCGAAGTGGAAGAACTGGACGGCACCAGACATAAATATCTGCTGGATACCGGATGGTCATACGAATGGATGAATGACAGCTTCAAACGTGAAGGCATTGATAAAATGCTGCGTGATCAGGAAATCGAAGCTCTGTTCATTTCACATGAACACTGGGACCATTTCTGGGGTCTCCCTGTTACCCTGAAATATGACAATCGTATCCCTCTGTACCTGCATGACGGTTTCTACGAAGAAGGAATCCAGTATGTTAAGGACTGCGGCTACAAGGGTGACCTGAAAATCGCAGACAAAGCCATCACTGAGATCATTCCCGGCATGGCACTGCTTAAGTTTGATGTCCCCATCATCAACCGCGTCTTTGGTGAAACCTCTCTGGCTTTCAACGTCAAGGACCATGGTCTGGTGCTTATCTCCGGCTGCTGCCATCAGGGAATCCTGAAATTTGCCGACTTTGCACACAACAACCTTAAATATGAAAAAGATAAGTTTTACGGCATTTACGGTGGGCTGCACATTTCGCCCTTTGATGACTGGGACCCCAAATACGACGACCTCGTAATCTCTCTTGGAGAATGGGGCTTTGAGCGTATCGGCTGCAACCACTGCACCGGGCACCTCACCGCCAAAAAATTCATCGAGGCAGGTTATCCTGTTGTGCGCGGAACGGCGCGTTTCCGCTCAGCATCCAAGGACTATCTCGGCAACGGCGACAAAATCAATTTCGGCTGTTAA